In a genomic window of Streptomyces sp. NBC_01231:
- a CDS encoding helix-turn-helix transcriptional regulator → MTHNTTPAARPDIAPEQACPIAPVVDIVFSRWTTPILWALHEHGRHRFVELERRITTITPKVLTERLRRLERDGLVVRTYHPEVPPRVEYEISELGRSLAPLFAALADWSVNLGKVEQARQDYEAKEQRPRSRRN, encoded by the coding sequence GTGACCCACAACACGACTCCGGCGGCTCGTCCCGACATCGCCCCCGAGCAGGCATGCCCGATCGCCCCGGTGGTCGACATCGTCTTCAGCCGCTGGACCACTCCGATTCTGTGGGCGCTCCATGAACACGGGCGGCATCGGTTCGTGGAGCTGGAACGCCGCATCACCACCATCACACCCAAGGTGCTGACTGAACGGTTACGGCGGCTGGAACGCGACGGGCTCGTCGTGCGCACCTACCACCCCGAGGTTCCGCCGCGGGTGGAGTACGAGATCAGCGAACTGGGGCGCAGCCTGGCGCCGTTGTTCGCAGCACTTGCCGACTGGTCGGTCAACCTGGGCAAGGTGGAGCAGGCCCGGCAGGATTACGAGGCCAAGGAGCAGCGGCCCCGCAGCCGTCGAAACTGA
- a CDS encoding LysR family transcriptional regulator, giving the protein MYNLRRLQLLRELRHRGTLAAVATALSYSPSAVSQQLSLLENEVGAPLLQPHGRRVRLTPQAEILVAYTEAVLRQLDQAAADIAASLAEVTGTLRVAGFQTAALALLPRALAWLRETHPGVRVRFTQAEPDTALPALLARDCDLVIDDVFPGRPQARATEVEHQLLSRDPMRLATPGSAELAELAGQPWAMEPVGTPAREWTTAVCQEAGFEPDVAFETADMLVHAELVAAGHAAAFLPDLLWHDRRPPVALHHLAAHHHRDILVTVRAGADGHPLIRVLLAALSAAADNAQTVAHRNLTEQRAQARTPQD; this is encoded by the coding sequence GTGTACAACCTGCGCCGGCTGCAGCTCCTGCGGGAGCTGAGGCATCGCGGCACGCTGGCTGCCGTCGCGACGGCCCTGTCCTACAGCCCCTCCGCCGTCTCCCAGCAGCTCTCCCTGCTGGAGAACGAGGTCGGCGCACCCCTGCTCCAGCCACACGGCCGCCGGGTGCGGCTGACCCCACAAGCCGAAATCCTGGTGGCCTACACCGAGGCGGTCCTGCGCCAACTGGACCAGGCCGCGGCCGATATCGCCGCGTCCCTGGCGGAGGTGACCGGCACGCTGCGCGTGGCCGGGTTCCAAACGGCCGCACTGGCGCTCCTGCCCCGCGCGCTGGCCTGGCTACGCGAGACCCACCCGGGCGTGCGGGTGAGGTTCACCCAGGCCGAGCCGGACACCGCGTTGCCCGCCCTCCTTGCCCGGGACTGCGACCTCGTCATCGACGATGTCTTCCCCGGCCGACCACAGGCCCGCGCAACCGAGGTCGAACACCAGTTGCTGTCGCGTGACCCCATGCGGCTGGCCACGCCCGGCTCGGCGGAGCTGGCGGAGCTTGCCGGGCAGCCATGGGCGATGGAGCCAGTGGGCACGCCCGCCCGTGAGTGGACGACGGCGGTGTGTCAGGAGGCCGGATTCGAGCCGGACGTCGCCTTCGAGACCGCCGACATGCTGGTGCACGCCGAGCTGGTAGCGGCCGGGCACGCGGCGGCGTTCCTGCCGGACCTGTTGTGGCACGACCGCCGACCGCCGGTCGCTCTGCACCACCTGGCGGCCCATCACCACCGGGACATACTGGTCACCGTCCGCGCCGGAGCGGACGGCCACCCGCTCATCCGCGTCCTGCTGGCCGCGTTGTCCGCGGCGGCGGACAACGCCCAGACTGTCGCCCACCGCAACCTCACCGAACAACGCGCCCAGGCGCGCACTCCGCAAGACTGA
- a CDS encoding sulfite exporter TauE/SafE family protein: MDTAALTSVAVAGLLSGTVNSIAGGGSLLLFPALLGIGLPTRAANVTSSVANWPGFAGQVYGFAEDLKRQPRRRLVLLSVITALGSTAGSALLLNTSSASFDQVVPALVLFASLLLAGQKQMKKLTRGAGPPSSDHPRQNMVMLCLAMAVAGVYGGYFAGALGVIMLAALAMATADALRSLNALKAVLSLVNSTVTLIVFAMFGPVHWPVVAVAAPATLLGGYLGARLARRMREEVLRWLVVTTGVTVSAVLFVT, encoded by the coding sequence TTGGACACAGCCGCTCTCACCAGCGTCGCCGTCGCCGGGCTGCTGTCCGGAACCGTCAACTCCATCGCCGGCGGCGGCTCCCTGCTCCTGTTTCCCGCGCTGCTCGGCATCGGCCTTCCCACGCGGGCGGCCAATGTGACCAGCTCGGTGGCCAATTGGCCCGGATTCGCCGGCCAGGTCTACGGCTTCGCCGAGGACCTCAAGAGGCAGCCTCGCCGGCGGCTCGTGCTGCTGTCCGTCATCACCGCACTCGGCTCGACGGCGGGCTCGGCACTGCTGCTGAACACCTCCAGCGCGAGCTTCGACCAGGTAGTTCCGGCACTGGTGCTGTTCGCCAGCTTGCTGCTGGCCGGACAGAAGCAGATGAAGAAACTCACGCGGGGTGCAGGTCCGCCGTCATCGGACCACCCGCGTCAGAACATGGTCATGCTCTGTCTGGCGATGGCAGTGGCAGGCGTCTACGGCGGCTACTTCGCCGGCGCGTTGGGGGTGATCATGCTCGCGGCACTGGCCATGGCCACAGCCGACGCCCTGCGCAGCCTCAACGCGCTCAAGGCGGTCCTGTCACTGGTGAACTCAACCGTCACGTTAATCGTCTTCGCGATGTTCGGCCCGGTGCACTGGCCCGTGGTGGCTGTCGCGGCACCGGCCACTCTGCTCGGCGGATACCTCGGCGCGAGGCTGGCCCGACGGATGCGCGAGGAAGTGCTTCGGTGGCTGGTGGTGACCACCGGCGTAACGGTCTCTGCCGTTCTCTTCGTGACGTGA
- a CDS encoding DinB family protein encodes MTASDAKADLHFYLQSARDALLWKLEGLSEYDIRRPLTPTGTNLLGLVKHAAGAELGYLGDTFGRPSGEPLPWLDDGAELNADMWATADESREYIVERYRRAWAHADATIDALALDTTGRVPWWPNGRNEVTVHHAVVRVIADTHRHAGHADILRELIDGAVGMNKGNDSLPPGDSVWWENHRSRLERAAQEADRDS; translated from the coding sequence ATGACCGCATCGGATGCCAAGGCTGACCTCCACTTTTACTTGCAGTCCGCCCGCGATGCCCTGCTGTGGAAGCTCGAAGGGCTCTCGGAGTACGACATCCGCCGCCCGCTGACGCCGACCGGCACGAACCTCCTGGGCCTGGTGAAACACGCAGCCGGCGCTGAGCTGGGCTACCTCGGCGACACCTTCGGACGGCCGTCCGGCGAGCCGCTGCCCTGGCTCGATGACGGTGCCGAGCTCAACGCGGACATGTGGGCCACCGCCGACGAGTCACGCGAGTACATCGTGGAGCGGTACCGCCGGGCGTGGGCACACGCGGACGCGACGATCGACGCACTGGCGCTGGACACGACCGGCAGGGTGCCGTGGTGGCCCAACGGCAGAAACGAGGTGACGGTGCATCATGCCGTGGTGCGAGTGATCGCTGATACGCACCGGCACGCCGGGCACGCCGATATCCTCCGGGAGCTCATAGACGGTGCCGTCGGGATGAACAAGGGCAACGACAGCCTGCCGCCGGGCGACTCGGTGTGGTGGGAGAACCATCGAAGCCGGCTGGAGCGTGCAGCTCAGGAAGCCGACCGAGACAGCTGA
- a CDS encoding RidA family protein, which yields MEHFIRPKGSPPVNGYSHAVAFTGAMVAVSGQVPVDGDGDLVGKGDAEAQVRQVYANLATALEAAGSGLEHVVKLTVYLTDLNDLGAFRKVRDEYQDAANPPACSLVRVAGLVHPDFRVEVDALALAPSAG from the coding sequence ATGGAGCACTTCATACGTCCAAAAGGCTCACCGCCTGTCAACGGGTACAGCCACGCGGTCGCGTTCACCGGAGCGATGGTCGCCGTCTCGGGTCAGGTTCCGGTGGACGGCGACGGCGATCTGGTCGGTAAAGGGGACGCTGAGGCCCAGGTTCGGCAGGTCTACGCGAACCTGGCCACCGCTCTCGAGGCGGCGGGATCCGGCCTGGAACACGTAGTCAAACTGACGGTCTACCTGACCGATCTGAACGATCTGGGCGCGTTCCGCAAAGTACGAGACGAGTACCAGGACGCAGCAAACCCACCCGCCTGCTCCTTGGTGAGGGTCGCTGGGCTGGTTCACCCGGACTTCCGGGTCGAGGTGGACGCATTGGCCCTGGCACCGAGCGCCGGGTGA
- a CDS encoding helix-turn-helix domain-containing protein produces MPGGRLTQQERQQIALGLADGLAYAEIARRLDRPTSTITREVMRNGGPSAYRADLAHRATERRTHRRRQAAPRGGPQAPEQAHGRDAEAVREYEETLTTVFMQSGVPKMMARVLVCLYTTDSGTLTASELVQRLQVSPASISKAITFLESQGLVRRERDERRRERYLVDDDVWYQATIASARSLAQVVETSRQGVGILGPGTPAATRLENIARFLDFVSESTARAAEQARDVLRTKPETTSDGAAEPGADRG; encoded by the coding sequence ATGCCGGGAGGCAGACTCACCCAGCAGGAACGTCAGCAGATCGCGCTGGGACTGGCCGACGGCCTCGCCTACGCGGAGATCGCCAGACGCCTGGACCGCCCGACCTCGACGATCACGCGCGAGGTCATGCGCAACGGCGGCCCCTCCGCCTACCGCGCCGACCTGGCCCACCGCGCCACCGAACGCCGTACTCACCGTCGTCGGCAGGCCGCGCCCCGGGGCGGGCCGCAGGCGCCCGAGCAGGCCCACGGACGCGACGCCGAGGCCGTGCGCGAGTACGAGGAGACGCTCACCACCGTCTTCATGCAATCGGGCGTGCCCAAGATGATGGCCCGGGTGCTGGTCTGCCTCTACACCACCGACTCGGGCACCCTCACCGCGTCCGAACTCGTCCAGCGACTCCAGGTCAGCCCCGCGTCCATCTCCAAGGCGATCACGTTCCTCGAGAGCCAGGGTCTCGTCCGCCGGGAGCGCGACGAACGCCGCCGTGAGCGCTATCTCGTCGACGACGACGTCTGGTACCAGGCGACGATCGCCAGTGCCCGGTCCCTCGCCCAGGTCGTCGAGACCTCACGGCAGGGCGTCGGCATCCTCGGCCCCGGCACCCCGGCCGCCACCCGTCTCGAGAACATCGCTCGCTTCCTCGACTTCGTCAGTGAGAGCACCGCCCGCGCCGCGGAGCAGGCCCGCGATGTCCTCCGCACGAAACCCGAGACGACCTCGGACGGCGCTGCCGAGCCAGGTGCGGACCGCGGATAG
- a CDS encoding aminotransferase class V-fold PLP-dependent enzyme — protein MDIEALRRDTPGVAHRVHLNNAGAGLLSRHTLRTMTAHLELEAEIGGYEAAERQGDRIDATYADLAELIGGRPSEIALFDNSTHAWQAAFYSLSLSFRPGDRILTGRAEYGSNVLAYFQTARRTGAEIVVVPNDADGQLDTAALAGLIDDRTKVVGVSHVPTSGGLINPAVEIGRITRAAGVPFLLDASQSVGQFPVDVRETGCDMLAATGRKFLRGPRGIGFLWVRPQMVERLDPFVTGIAAATWDGERGFSWHDGARRFETREKNYAAVLGLGSAVRQALDLGLATIGDRTLALGAELRSRLAGLPGITVHDQGEHRCAIVTAKADGVPTVEVAAALARHGINVSTTSSEHTQFDTEDRGVHPLVRLSPHYYNTGAELDQAVEEIAALRR, from the coding sequence ATGGATATCGAGGCATTGCGCCGGGACACCCCTGGGGTCGCACACCGAGTGCACCTGAACAACGCGGGAGCCGGCCTGCTCTCTCGGCACACGCTGCGGACGATGACCGCCCACCTGGAACTGGAGGCGGAGATCGGCGGCTACGAGGCTGCCGAGCGGCAAGGCGACCGCATCGATGCCACCTACGCCGACCTCGCCGAGTTGATCGGCGGCCGACCCTCTGAGATCGCTCTGTTCGACAACTCCACGCACGCCTGGCAGGCCGCGTTCTACTCCCTTTCGCTTTCCTTCCGGCCGGGCGACCGCATCCTGACCGGCCGCGCCGAGTACGGCAGCAACGTGCTGGCCTACTTCCAGACGGCCCGGCGCACCGGCGCCGAGATCGTCGTCGTCCCCAACGACGCCGACGGACAACTGGACACCGCCGCGCTGGCCGGGCTCATCGACGACCGCACCAAGGTGGTCGGCGTCAGCCACGTCCCCACCAGCGGCGGGCTGATCAATCCGGCCGTCGAGATCGGACGCATCACCCGGGCAGCTGGGGTGCCGTTCCTGCTGGACGCCAGCCAGTCGGTCGGCCAATTCCCGGTCGACGTCCGGGAGACCGGCTGCGACATGCTGGCCGCCACCGGCCGCAAGTTCCTGCGCGGGCCGCGCGGGATCGGCTTCCTGTGGGTGCGGCCGCAGATGGTGGAGCGACTGGACCCGTTCGTCACCGGGATAGCGGCCGCCACCTGGGACGGTGAACGCGGTTTCAGCTGGCACGACGGCGCCCGCCGGTTCGAGACCCGGGAGAAGAACTACGCCGCCGTGCTCGGCCTGGGCTCGGCGGTGCGCCAGGCCCTGGACCTGGGCCTGGCCACCATCGGCGACCGGACGCTGGCGCTCGGCGCCGAACTGCGGTCCCGGCTGGCCGGTCTGCCGGGCATCACCGTGCACGACCAGGGGGAGCACCGCTGCGCCATCGTCACTGCGAAGGCCGACGGCGTACCCACTGTCGAGGTGGCCGCAGCCCTCGCCCGGCACGGGATCAACGTCAGCACGACCTCCTCCGAGCACACGCAGTTCGACACCGAGGACCGCGGCGTGCATCCCCTGGTCCGGCTCTCGCCGCACTACTACAACACCGGGGCTGAACTCGACCAGGCGGTGGAGGAGATCGCCGCGCTGCGACGCTAG
- a CDS encoding GNAT family N-acetyltransferase, translated as MIRAATTSDVAEIRAMIRELAAYERAAEQARASEEQLHDALFGEHPAASVLIAQDENTGETVGYALWFPRFSTWTGTRGMHLEDLYVRPHARGAGRGKALLAALAAICRRKGYERFEWWVLAWNEPTIAFYTSLGVELLDEWTVCRLSGEPLTHLAAEAPAVVNQLSAS; from the coding sequence ATGATCCGTGCTGCCACTACGAGCGACGTCGCGGAGATCCGCGCGATGATCCGCGAGCTCGCCGCATACGAACGGGCTGCCGAGCAGGCCCGAGCCAGTGAGGAACAGCTCCACGATGCGCTGTTCGGCGAACATCCCGCGGCGTCCGTGCTGATCGCCCAGGACGAGAACACCGGTGAGACCGTGGGCTATGCCCTGTGGTTCCCCCGCTTTTCGACCTGGACCGGCACACGCGGCATGCACCTGGAGGACCTGTACGTACGCCCGCACGCCCGCGGCGCGGGACGCGGCAAGGCTCTGCTCGCCGCGCTTGCCGCGATCTGCCGGAGGAAGGGCTACGAGCGCTTCGAATGGTGGGTCCTGGCCTGGAACGAGCCGACGATCGCGTTCTACACGTCGCTCGGGGTTGAACTCCTGGACGAGTGGACGGTATGCCGACTCAGCGGTGAGCCCCTCACGCACCTCGCCGCCGAGGCCCCCGCAGTCGTGAACCAGCTTTCCGCCTCGTAG
- a CDS encoding DUF4097 domain-containing protein has translation MQKTQKPQSTTHTFDAPAPITAVLDVPAGHIRFIAADRADATVEVLPANASKSRDVKTAEQTTVDYRDGVLRIETPAKNQILGPSGSIEVTVQLPAGSRVEAKAASVELRGVGRLGDVTFDSAHGTVKLDETANARLTLQAGDITVGRLNGTAEISTQKGDLNITEAVRGTVTLRTEHGDITVGAARGTSATLDAGTSYGRIHNTLNNTDGPAADLTLHATTSYGDITARSL, from the coding sequence ATGCAGAAGACCCAGAAGCCCCAGAGCACGACGCACACGTTCGACGCTCCCGCCCCCATCACGGCCGTCCTGGATGTCCCGGCGGGGCACATCCGGTTCATCGCCGCCGACCGGGCCGACGCCACGGTGGAGGTGCTGCCCGCGAACGCCTCGAAGAGCCGGGATGTGAAGACGGCCGAGCAGACCACGGTCGACTACCGCGACGGTGTCCTGCGGATCGAGACCCCGGCGAAGAACCAGATCCTCGGCCCTTCCGGATCCATCGAGGTCACCGTCCAGCTGCCCGCCGGGTCCCGCGTCGAAGCCAAGGCTGCCAGCGTCGAACTCCGCGGCGTCGGACGGCTCGGCGACGTGACCTTCGACAGCGCGCACGGCACGGTCAAGCTCGACGAGACCGCGAACGCCCGCCTGACCCTCCAAGCCGGCGACATCACCGTCGGCCGCCTGAACGGCACCGCCGAGATCAGCACCCAGAAGGGCGACCTGAACATCACCGAAGCCGTGCGCGGCACCGTCACCCTGCGCACCGAGCACGGCGACATCACGGTCGGCGCCGCCCGCGGCACCTCCGCCACCCTCGACGCCGGCACCTCCTACGGCCGCATCCACAACACCCTCAACAACACCGACGGCCCCGCCGCCGACCTGACCCTCCACGCGACCACCTCCTACGGCGACATCACCGCCCGCAGCCTGTGA
- a CDS encoding NAD(P)H-binding protein, whose translation MIVVTGATGNVGRPLVRALVTAGEQVTAVSRGISAGDLPAGVRHHQADLAKPESLAPALDGAHALFLLTSGDFVSAGGSVSDVLDVARAGGVGRVVLLSSQGVATGSHPSTLEDAVTESNLEWTLLRPGGFDSNTLQWAEMVRAQRMVGAPFGDVALPTIDPADIAEVAAVTLRDVGHVGRTYELTGPALVSPRQQAMAIGDALGEPVRFVEQSRAEARAQMLQFMPEPIVEATLDILGRPKATEQRVSPDVEKVLGRPPRTFAEWAARNVAAFT comes from the coding sequence ATGATTGTGGTTACTGGAGCTACGGGCAACGTCGGACGGCCGCTGGTGCGGGCGCTCGTCACGGCCGGTGAACAGGTGACGGCGGTGTCGCGAGGGATCTCTGCGGGGGACCTGCCGGCGGGGGTACGGCACCATCAGGCCGACCTCGCCAAGCCGGAAAGCCTTGCGCCCGCGCTTGACGGCGCCCACGCACTGTTCCTGCTGACCTCGGGCGACTTCGTATCGGCCGGTGGCAGCGTCAGCGACGTCCTCGATGTCGCGCGGGCGGGCGGGGTCGGCCGGGTTGTCCTGCTGTCCTCCCAAGGTGTCGCCACGGGAAGCCACCCCTCGACACTGGAGGACGCCGTCACTGAGTCGAATCTGGAATGGACCCTGCTGCGGCCGGGGGGTTTTGACTCCAACACCTTGCAGTGGGCCGAGATGGTCCGCGCGCAACGGATGGTCGGCGCGCCGTTCGGTGACGTCGCGCTGCCGACCATCGACCCGGCCGACATCGCCGAGGTCGCCGCCGTGACGTTGCGGGACGTCGGCCACGTCGGCAGGACGTATGAACTGACCGGACCGGCACTGGTCTCACCTCGGCAGCAGGCGATGGCGATCGGCGACGCGTTGGGTGAGCCGGTGCGATTCGTCGAGCAGAGCCGCGCGGAGGCCCGGGCACAGATGCTGCAGTTCATGCCCGAGCCGATCGTCGAAGCCACCCTTGACATCCTGGGCAGGCCGAAAGCCACTGAGCAGCGGGTGAGCCCCGACGTCGAGAAGGTCCTCGGCCGCCCGCCCCGCACCTTCGCCGAGTGGGCTGCGCGCAACGTGGCAGCCTTCACATAG
- a CDS encoding TetR/AcrR family transcriptional regulator, with product MNERQRARRPGGRSARVSAQVHQAVTELISERGYGNFTVGEVAARAGVADSSVYRRWGSLETLLSEVALTRLNAQSPMPDTGSLAGDLRAYAAQVAREITGPDGPAVLHLAFALSSSGQQGLQASDHLRAERTRQLQSMLDRARDRGEPALDAFDVLDHILAPMYIRVLFGMVPLTPDYVDGLVDRLL from the coding sequence GTGAACGAGCGACAGCGAGCCCGGCGGCCCGGCGGGCGCAGCGCACGCGTCAGCGCGCAGGTGCACCAGGCCGTCACCGAACTGATCAGTGAGCGCGGCTACGGCAACTTCACCGTCGGCGAGGTCGCGGCCCGCGCAGGTGTGGCTGACAGCAGCGTTTACCGTCGGTGGGGCAGCCTGGAAACCCTGCTCAGCGAGGTGGCGCTCACCCGTCTCAATGCGCAGTCGCCGATGCCCGACACCGGGAGCCTCGCCGGCGACCTGCGCGCTTACGCTGCCCAAGTGGCCCGCGAGATCACCGGACCCGACGGTCCGGCGGTGCTGCACCTGGCCTTCGCCCTGTCGAGCAGCGGTCAGCAGGGCCTGCAGGCGAGCGACCACCTGCGCGCCGAACGCACCCGGCAACTGCAGTCCATGCTCGATCGCGCCCGCGACCGTGGCGAGCCCGCACTCGACGCGTTCGACGTGCTGGACCACATCCTGGCCCCGATGTACATCCGCGTCCTGTTCGGCATGGTCCCGCTCACCCCGGACTACGTCGACGGGCTGGTCGACCGCTTGCTGTGA
- a CDS encoding LysE family translocator: protein MDLLALLPPFVAVLLISASPGPAMLLIFRQAALRGWRAAVPTVLGLEAGLYVWALAAGAGLAALVAASEVAFVVLRMVGAVFLVYLGIKAWRTVWRSRTRPGGRTGRRGSVDHAAREPRAVVDGLRRRNSSDACQSQGAFYPQFVPASRPLFTTTALLAAVQVLIETAFYLSLAAVVGRTGAWFRRPRIRRRVDAVSGGVLVTLGLRLATTTR from the coding sequence ATGGATCTTCTTGCGCTGTTACCCCCGTTCGTTGCCGTGCTCCTCATCTCGGCGTCGCCGGGGCCGGCAATGTTATTGATCTTTCGGCAGGCGGCGTTGCGCGGGTGGCGGGCGGCGGTACCCACCGTCCTGGGACTCGAAGCAGGTCTGTATGTGTGGGCGCTGGCCGCCGGTGCCGGTCTGGCCGCTCTTGTGGCGGCCTCCGAGGTGGCGTTCGTCGTACTTCGCATGGTCGGTGCGGTGTTCCTGGTCTACCTCGGCATCAAGGCATGGCGCACGGTGTGGCGCAGCCGCACCCGCCCGGGGGGACGCACCGGCAGACGCGGAAGTGTCGATCACGCCGCCCGCGAGCCGAGGGCGGTGGTGGACGGCCTTCGGCGAAGGAACAGTAGTGATGCTTGCCAATCCCAAGGCGCGTTCTATCCGCAGTTCGTTCCGGCAAGTCGTCCACTGTTCACCACCACCGCGCTGCTGGCCGCGGTGCAGGTGCTCATCGAAACGGCGTTCTACCTCAGCTTGGCCGCTGTTGTGGGCCGCACCGGAGCCTGGTTCCGCCGGCCGCGGATCCGGCGTCGCGTCGACGCGGTCAGCGGAGGCGTGCTCGTCACCTTGGGGCTGCGCCTGGCCACGACCACGCGCTGA
- a CDS encoding MFS transporter, translated as MTDTAAHGEAGARTWAPLRHRSFRRLAAGRLLVYFANAMAPVALAFAVLDSTGSMTDLGLVVGARSLANVALLLVGGVVADRVRRTLVLQGSALAASAVQAAIAVSVLLDAASIPLLVLLSVLNGALAALSLPASAALTPQTVPAELIRPANAVMRMGTNLGAIAGASLAGIVAAVFGPGWGLAGNSVAFCGAAVCFLGVTVAPVVRAAAGERVRPLRELREGWREFTARRWVWIVVLQFMVVNAVVAGGIQVLGPVVADDTFGRGVWGVVLAAQMAGAVAGGVVAARSRARHALLLGVAVVAVEALPLVVLAEAPGALLLGVAMFLNGVALEQFGVAWDVALQQNIPPDRLARVYSYDALGSFVALPLGEMAVGPLADHLGVRATLLGGAALVVCATAAALCSREVRSLTVSQPDAAPAPVVQPAAP; from the coding sequence ATGACGGACACGGCGGCGCACGGCGAGGCCGGCGCACGGACTTGGGCGCCGCTGCGCCACCGGTCCTTCCGGCGGCTGGCGGCGGGACGCCTGCTGGTGTACTTCGCCAACGCGATGGCACCGGTCGCGCTGGCCTTCGCGGTGCTCGACTCGACGGGCTCCATGACCGACCTGGGGCTCGTCGTGGGGGCGCGCTCCCTGGCCAACGTGGCGCTGCTGCTGGTCGGCGGGGTGGTCGCCGACCGGGTGCGGCGGACGCTGGTGCTGCAGGGCTCGGCGCTCGCGGCCTCCGCGGTGCAGGCGGCGATCGCGGTGAGCGTGCTGCTCGACGCGGCGTCGATCCCGCTGCTGGTGCTGCTCAGTGTCCTGAACGGCGCGCTGGCCGCGCTGTCGCTGCCGGCCTCGGCGGCGCTCACTCCGCAGACCGTGCCCGCCGAGCTGATCCGCCCGGCCAACGCGGTGATGCGCATGGGCACCAACCTCGGCGCGATCGCGGGCGCGTCCCTCGCCGGCATCGTCGCCGCCGTGTTCGGGCCGGGCTGGGGGCTCGCCGGCAACTCGGTGGCGTTCTGCGGGGCGGCGGTGTGCTTCCTCGGGGTGACGGTGGCCCCGGTGGTTCGCGCAGCGGCCGGCGAGCGGGTCCGGCCGCTGCGCGAACTGCGGGAGGGCTGGCGGGAGTTCACCGCCCGCAGGTGGGTGTGGATCGTGGTGCTCCAGTTCATGGTGGTCAACGCCGTGGTGGCGGGCGGCATTCAGGTGCTGGGGCCCGTTGTCGCCGACGACACGTTCGGGCGCGGGGTGTGGGGCGTGGTGCTGGCCGCGCAGATGGCGGGCGCGGTGGCCGGCGGAGTCGTCGCCGCCCGTTCCCGGGCCCGGCACGCGCTGCTGCTCGGGGTGGCGGTGGTGGCGGTGGAGGCGCTGCCGCTCGTGGTCCTCGCCGAGGCGCCCGGCGCGCTGCTGCTGGGCGTGGCGATGTTCCTGAACGGGGTCGCCCTGGAGCAGTTCGGAGTGGCCTGGGACGTCGCGCTGCAGCAGAACATCCCGCCCGACCGGCTGGCCCGCGTCTACTCGTACGACGCACTGGGCTCGTTCGTCGCCCTGCCTCTGGGCGAGATGGCCGTCGGCCCACTCGCCGACCACCTCGGGGTACGCGCCACCCTGCTGGGCGGCGCCGCCCTGGTGGTGTGCGCGACGGCGGCGGCGCTGTGCAGCCGCGAGGTGCGCTCGCTGACGGTCTCTCAGCCCGACGCGGCACCGGCGCCGGTGGTCCAGCCCGCGGCACCGTGA